The DNA segment GACTGCGAATCATTTACCTATTTAtgttaatgaattaattaaaacattacatttccaaatacattactaaaatggacttttattttacttcattttACGATATCTGATATTACAACACATGAAATACTTACGCATTAgacgcattttcatatttaaattcaCATAAACCTTTATCGTTCTTAACAAATCCTTGTCTACAAATGCTCGGCGTTGTCGTGGGCGAAgtcatattttgtttgtttactgtTTCCGTAGTTGGAGAGATGTCGGAGACAGTATCCACAGTAATAGTTGAAACCAAGCCTTCAGTTGTAGAAACTTTTGACGGTTGATGTAGCGAAGAAACTGTTGTAACATTATCGTTTACAACTAAAGCAAGTGTACTTGTTTTATTCAacggttttcgtgtcgtgcctcCTGATGGTTTGATAGTCATTTCCGAATAATCGTAGGCGTAATCATAATCCTGCAATTAATAAGAGAAACCAATCTGtattttatgttataattactgtAGCAGAAGTGTATCTAAACATATTTATAGCAAACATAAGTTGCTTGATGGTTAGGTGTACCTGGAATTTGtatcattttttttctgtttatttattattcaaacatCACACAATGTGCAATGGCAATGTATGTGACCGCTTTTGATGCAAATATGACTATAATGAAATATACAAAACGAcatttcgtcgtggcctaaagaataagacgtatTCGTATATTCAgaaccaatttttataatgaaatacgtacttaacaaatgctcacgattgacttccacggttaaggaacAACACcgtacaataaaaatcaaactcgcaaaattataatttgcgtaatactggtggtaggacctcttttgagtccgcacaggtggtaccctgcctatttcagccgtggagcagcaatgcgtttcggtttgaaatggtgggcagccgttgtaactttactgagaccttagaactcatatctcaaggtggatgactaAGCTGACTCTAAGCAAATCAATGCAAGCAATAATATACCTGTAATATAATATTCCAGTTTCGACCAGTGGAACAGCGAGACTCACCTAGATATTgtagtatatttaatatataataatttcaagtaccTATAGATGATTTTTTTCTTCACTTTAATAGCAACCTCTTATGGTAAACACTCATTATAGTCACTCATGTCGACAGGGCTTTATGTATcttaattattactttaatatttttactacaTATTAGTCATAATATAAGATACAGTATCTATTATTTGTGACTTAACTTAGAATACAGAGGAATGTATCCGTCTCCATAGCTACAAGTCAAGGGTGCGGAGCGCCTGAACAAGTCTGCATGGACGTAGCCACTAGTAACACCTACGGTTGAAGCTCTCGTTGCATAAAGATTGGTTGATTGGTACCTTTGTGATTCCGGGACACAAAACCTAATCTGCCCTAGTATTTCACCGTTCTCTTAATCTCTGAACCATAATACGATACACTCTCCAGGAGTTAGTCAGGATGGTAACTAGTAGTAAGATTAAAAGCCGTGTCAAATACAGTATGAATACGTGTTGCTAAGCCACCGAACGGCAGTAGAAGAAATACAATTAATACGTGTTTTAAGATACGACGGAACGGTGTACACTTAGCGGCGACTGAGCCTCCACACCCATGAACGACGGTAATCAATTTATACCTATCAGTTAGATAAATTCATTCCTTCAATGGTCATGTGAATTCTGGTGGGTAattactgatttttttaaataaaaatagctcaaAATCGTAACTGCTTGCcacaaaaatacaatttcaaatatGTTTTACTATTTGTGATCATATATCCTAATCCATTACTAATGCCActaagtaagtaattatttagaaTGATCACACTCACCACATAATCATCTTTGCCTTTCATTAAAGCAAAGATCTGAACATCGTTCAGTTCGAGTTGCACATTTAGTTCACCTGTTTGTCTCTGATTGTATGAAGCTGACTGAACGCATTGACAAAAGAAAACACAGAATGCCACAACTAGTAATTTCGTCATTATATTTAGTTAAATTTGAGTTAAGACAATACTACCTATGGGTGATAGTTCTAAGGCAAAGAACAGACGCGACTGGTTCGTTAAACAAGGCGCCCTGTGCGCCGTTTGCTTCAACTTAGTTATTTCCAACAACTTAACAGTTATTTCAAGTAACCGCGGGAAGGTCGATAGCCTTTGCTTGTGCACCAAGTCCTCCGATTATGTGGCTCTGCGCATATTTTTCTTGCCGTTTCAAAATGAAGTTATCTATCTACGAATTGTAGTTTTCATtggtttttaaagtttattttaacttattaCTATATTTTTCTACACCCAAAACATTAGCTACTTATTTACTTTTTGAAGTATTGTATCAAAGTTACAAATTGTGGTGGATTTCTACAATATTATAGAATTTATGAGGACTTGTATTTACTACCAACTAGCCGTACCAACAAATTCGCCCAAGTGGATACTCATTGTTGATATGATTcatgtacttacttaatttaattaaataataaacctaACATATggtaattgaaaatataataaagtctaatattataaagctgaagagtttgtttgattgaacgcgctaatctcaggaactattggtccgatataacatcacgctaaaaccaatacaagcggacCGTAAAGAATGTCTCAAAATCGGGGCTATTTCTAcctttgagagcttccgctgcgtgcgctgcagaaacggttaaagtttcgctaaaataatgtatgacagaattgtttccctttaaaagatctaaaaaatagtccgcgacagcatatgtctatatgttaaggttggctcactataacgttttttatgctaaccatatttgttctaaaataaagcattatttgtgaattattattccacgcggacgacgtcgcgggcaaaagctatttAAGAATAAAGGATtaaagcaatattaaaaaatattaataattgtctaaagaagaaatatttaaacaagAAATCTGAAATACCCTGATTTCAAActacgttttgtttatttatttagtgattaTAGATGGGTGAGCGAACTTTAAAATGTCTAAATAAGTTGTAAGTaagtaaataactaaataaataaatctaaaatgtttatttagtttcatttaAACCTTTTTCCTTAGGCTTGATAAGGATGGTTTATGTGTAAcaaaatctttgaacgtcattttcattGACTTCAAGACGTgcgattaatttaaaattttgcacaGTCGTCGACATCCAacgacaatacaataattttactttaatatcTTCTGGACTAGACTTCACTCTAAATTCCTGACCAGTATctacagaataaaaaaattgaaaatagttgTTAGTTCACTTTGCTTTTAAGCTTGTATTTTTAACTTTTGTACCtactaaatttattattgtttatttcataggcgggtgaacgagctcacggcccgctttGTGAAAAATGGTTATCGGAGACCATAGGCAAAACACAACGGGAATActgcaacccaccttgaggcatgaggtcgatgtctcgattaggtatattatatatgggctttatttctttatattataCATGCAAGGAGtaaatcataaaaattaaaacaaacgtcACTAGAGAGAGATATGTTTTAGAGAATAAACTTACTtgagtttattattaatagtatggGGGAAAAGttccttcgcattttttaaactaaaaaaataattcgtgGTTaggtatttggtttaaacgacatcATGACACGGTGTGATGTCGCCCTTTGTCCGTTACCCAAATACGATAGGGGTTTCGCTTAAGCTCTTTCAGCTCAATCTATTTTCCATACAGGGTGCTACTTAAACCAAGACATAGTCGTTTTGTTCCCGATAATTCGCTTAATCGTTAAAACATTTTGAtcctattattttttaaatgcatttcgcttaatacaaaCGATAAAATGAAAGGATGAAACTTGAAACATTTTtactagtatttttattaatgcttaTAATATAGTCAAAAATACCAGTCGATCTTTCaatcgttaaattttaatatgatacaTTTGATTCTTGTCATGCGTTAAAAATCGTAATCATttaaccagtgtgcttagtgcgagttttggaacgttctcgatagcgtaaaagttaactcatatttgtatggaatgggatcgtttgcgtacgtttgccgtcagaggcgctgttccaattgcatacaataTTGGcgtaacttttacgttatcgagaacgttaagaaactagtactaagcacacagaagcgCCGCTTCAGTCGCACTCCAAAGTACAGTGTTCACGTAAAACGCTTTTCTAAATCGTAGGTATCGGAAGtactttaatttcattatttaaacttatttgttttaagctattgcatagcttctatcgcgggccataagcgcggcgactgaatcaagaaattccgtaactaaaataacctgacacccccactacgcctactatgtagctcgcgttcaatacattcacacgttgcgctggtgtaatgtttgtgaataagcgcgcggcgtgacgctgcactgcatgagcattatgaaaagtctacccatctctctctcacgcggtctagcttatgagtgtgaaggggacagttaatgttttgcttttgttaatgtttataaatatagcgtggtcttatttttattattgttttaatattaaattattattacctaattgtaattgcacaagttgataaaaaaatgctttgcaatagctttaccgcggcagtccccgagtgccacacgtcttttttttttttttcgattatgTCACATACGA comes from the Bombyx mori chromosome 10, ASM3026992v2 genome and includes:
- the LOC101744282 gene encoding uncharacterized protein LOC101744282 codes for the protein MTKLLVVAFCVFFCQCVQSASYNQRQTGELNVQLELNDVQIFALMKGKDDYVDYDYAYDYSEMTIKPSGGTTRKPLNKTSTLALVVNDNVTTVSSLHQPSKVSTTEGLVSTITVDTVSDISPTTETVNKQNMTSPTTTPSICRQGFVKNDKGLCEFKYENASNALMQMVRLSQKLKRREN